In Lewinellaceae bacterium, a single window of DNA contains:
- a CDS encoding AraC family transcriptional regulator, protein MILTLDNILHAIIIFQGLLLAAFLFSHQRLRDRLLGGILLLLALQMLGLFLSNLQAGSGFFERINCLYGFLYAVLFFFYTRSITRQNFALRPADALHLIPFGLSVAGVVATGGAFCQPKVYFAYVLSISIYILLCFFEIRRYKKIVRNNYSRMEMLNLDWLQWAFVLFTIIILADFFSFAFFILGLPNEWQGSLVLALILVFINTLYFKGLRQAEIFSGVSREDAELSTQLESTRQLDLSESEYQELITQLEGHLKETERYCDPNLTIGELADQLNVPKRRLSQLINAHYGQNFVDFINTYRIEKAKERLLHPKDEKETILEVMYEVGFNSKSSFNTVFKKKTGLTPSQYKDRD, encoded by the coding sequence TTGATACTCACCCTCGACAACATCCTGCACGCCATCATCATTTTCCAGGGCCTCCTCCTGGCGGCCTTCCTGTTTTCCCATCAGCGCCTCCGGGACCGCTTGCTGGGCGGCATTTTGCTGCTGCTGGCATTACAAATGCTGGGGCTTTTTCTGAGTAACCTACAAGCCGGCAGTGGTTTTTTCGAACGCATCAATTGCTTGTACGGCTTTCTCTACGCGGTATTGTTCTTTTTCTACACCCGTTCCATTACCCGTCAGAATTTTGCCCTCCGGCCGGCGGACGCCCTGCACTTGATCCCTTTCGGCTTATCGGTTGCAGGCGTCGTCGCTACCGGGGGGGCATTCTGCCAGCCGAAAGTGTACTTCGCTTATGTACTCAGCATCAGCATTTACATCCTGCTCTGCTTTTTCGAAATTCGCCGCTACAAAAAGATCGTCCGCAACAATTATTCGCGGATGGAAATGCTGAACCTGGACTGGCTGCAGTGGGCATTCGTCCTCTTTACCATCATCATCCTGGCCGATTTCTTCTCCTTTGCCTTTTTTATTTTGGGCCTGCCTAATGAATGGCAGGGCAGCCTGGTGCTGGCGCTGATCCTGGTTTTTATCAATACCCTCTACTTCAAAGGGCTGCGGCAGGCGGAGATTTTCTCGGGCGTTAGCCGGGAGGATGCCGAGCTGAGCACCCAACTGGAGTCTACCCGCCAACTCGACCTTTCCGAATCGGAATACCAGGAACTCATCACCCAGTTGGAGGGGCACCTAAAGGAAACTGAAAGATACTGCGACCCCAACCTCACCATAGGAGAGCTGGCCGATCAACTCAACGTCCCCAAGCGCCGGCTGTCCCAACTGATCAATGCCCACTACGGCCAGAATTTTGTGGACTTCATCAATACCTACCGCATCGAAAAGGCCAAAGAACGCCTGCTCCACCCAAAGGATGAAAAAGAAACCATCCTGGAAGTGATGTACGAAGTGGGCTTCAATTCCAAATCTTCCTTCAATACCGTTTTTAAAAAGAAAACCGGGCTGACGCCGAGCCAGTATAAAGATCGAGATTAA
- a CDS encoding ATP-dependent exonuclease SbcCD, C subunit-like protein, whose translation MMILELDTNIDNKRAGYRLHQLEVLNWGTFDEHVWAIYPNGDNALLTGDIGSGKSTLVDAITTLLVPHQKITYNKAAGAETRERSLLSYIRGAYKNEKVTQSSKARDVYLRSGKEHFTVLLAVFSNEGYGQSVSLAQVFWLQNDSVRKFYVLAHDEMSIVDDFSNFGNQIKRLKKSLRQRPHTDVFDTFTDYSNRFRQSFGIRQPEALDLFYQTVSMKSVGNLTDFVREQMLGQTDIQSKIDELVSRYGDLTQAHQAVQRAREQSELLQPLVEQAGQLDGIRGEIEALEAVLEEIPLYFAHHRIRALQRELEQLYHGWQQNEEEQMAVAAGLRQQRKDLQRLEAARAGLSVNQRLESIRMELEQRRAEKKQRQQQAERYRESCERLLESYPAGKAPEISLPDSAGQFLQQQQWANTALDEVHEEMERLREQLQPLHVRIARNREQVEELETELQSLRKRPTQIPQHNMQLRARILDALQLPAEELPFAGELLQVREEEKDWQGAIERQLHSLGLSLLVPDRHYRAVSDYADRHNLGGKLVYLRTLEHRRLTQDNPAGNSLVNKVRIKGDTEFYDWLEAELRARYDYTCCENMEEFRRAARALTRSGQSKSGRISHIKDDRYDVNDHRRYVLGWSNKEKIAALETALEAEAKQLAEAEGERVALRQRENRLNDRRDGLNKLLQFTEFESLHFRPVALRIQELQEEQRRLETSSEELRELQARIQSLEGSIEETEKQKARLSEKRGSLRNDLLRYAQQIYELLELLGIEPPAVSRDKAGLPADMEQLKVRFMQVPLPGLEPSDTLRKRLQPDAGTRGAQALELEQRQLRDKIGGSRGELKQCNDQASKLERSISLQMKEFKGRFPEEALEVDADPRSIPEFRNLYARLMEDDIPRHEERFRDLLKQGTIRSILTFKSKLEEYEKDIEDKIGRINSHLREIDYNPGTYIRIAKEEVRSEDILTFKQDLRACLSDVYGDTENIYTEEKFYQVKKLLDRFRGDSEEDSRWTKRVTDVRQWHTFGAEERWRETDEPHEYFSDSSGKSGGQKEKLAYTILASAIAFQFGLEWGRARDRSFRFVVIDEAFGRGSDESTRYGLQLFERLNLQLLIVTPLQKINIIEDYINAVHYVSNPDGRQSLVRNISKAEYLKEKAERFAQQNAGNG comes from the coding sequence ATGATGATACTCGAACTGGATACCAATATCGACAACAAACGCGCCGGCTACCGCCTGCATCAACTGGAAGTGCTCAACTGGGGCACCTTCGATGAGCACGTCTGGGCCATCTACCCCAATGGAGACAACGCCCTGCTGACCGGCGATATCGGCTCCGGCAAGTCCACCCTCGTCGACGCCATCACCACCCTGCTGGTGCCTCACCAGAAGATCACCTACAACAAAGCCGCCGGGGCGGAAACCCGCGAACGCAGCCTGCTGAGTTACATCCGTGGCGCTTACAAAAACGAAAAGGTTACGCAGTCGAGCAAAGCCCGGGACGTGTACCTGCGCTCCGGCAAAGAACACTTCACGGTGCTGCTGGCCGTTTTTTCCAATGAAGGCTACGGGCAGTCCGTCTCGCTGGCGCAGGTATTCTGGCTGCAAAACGACAGCGTGCGGAAGTTCTATGTGCTGGCCCATGATGAAATGAGCATCGTAGACGACTTCAGCAACTTCGGCAACCAGATCAAACGCCTGAAGAAAAGCCTGCGCCAGCGCCCGCACACGGACGTGTTCGACACTTTTACCGATTATTCCAACCGCTTTCGGCAGTCCTTCGGCATCCGGCAGCCCGAAGCCCTCGACCTTTTTTACCAAACCGTCTCCATGAAATCGGTTGGCAACCTGACGGACTTCGTACGGGAGCAAATGCTGGGGCAAACCGACATTCAAAGCAAGATAGACGAGCTGGTAAGCCGCTACGGCGACCTCACCCAGGCCCACCAGGCGGTGCAGCGCGCCCGCGAGCAGAGCGAACTCCTGCAGCCGCTGGTGGAGCAGGCGGGCCAACTGGATGGCATTCGCGGAGAAATCGAAGCGCTGGAAGCAGTATTGGAAGAAATCCCCCTCTACTTTGCCCACCACCGAATCCGGGCATTGCAACGGGAACTCGAACAGTTGTACCACGGCTGGCAGCAGAACGAAGAAGAACAGATGGCCGTGGCAGCCGGGCTCCGGCAACAGCGAAAGGACCTTCAGCGCCTGGAGGCCGCCCGCGCCGGCCTGAGCGTCAACCAACGGCTGGAAAGCATACGGATGGAGCTGGAACAACGCCGGGCCGAGAAAAAACAACGGCAACAGCAGGCGGAGCGGTATCGCGAAAGCTGCGAGCGCCTGCTGGAAAGCTATCCCGCCGGCAAAGCCCCGGAGATTAGCCTGCCGGATTCCGCCGGCCAGTTTTTGCAACAGCAGCAATGGGCGAACACCGCTCTCGACGAGGTGCATGAAGAGATGGAGCGCCTGCGGGAACAGTTGCAGCCCCTGCATGTGCGCATCGCCCGAAATCGCGAGCAAGTGGAAGAACTGGAAACCGAGCTACAGTCCCTGCGCAAACGCCCGACCCAGATTCCGCAGCACAACATGCAGCTCCGCGCCCGTATCCTCGATGCGCTGCAACTGCCCGCCGAAGAGCTTCCTTTCGCCGGAGAATTGCTGCAGGTGCGCGAAGAAGAAAAAGACTGGCAGGGCGCTATCGAACGGCAACTTCACAGCCTCGGGTTGAGCCTGCTCGTGCCCGACCGCCACTACCGCGCCGTCAGCGATTACGCCGACCGCCACAACCTGGGCGGAAAGCTCGTATACCTGCGCACCCTCGAACACCGCCGCCTTACTCAGGATAACCCTGCCGGCAATTCGCTGGTGAACAAAGTGCGCATCAAGGGGGACACCGAGTTTTACGACTGGCTGGAAGCCGAGCTGCGTGCCCGATACGATTATACCTGCTGCGAGAATATGGAAGAATTCCGCCGCGCCGCCCGCGCCCTCACCCGGAGCGGGCAGAGCAAGTCGGGCCGCATCAGCCACATCAAGGATGACCGCTACGACGTGAACGACCACCGCCGCTACGTGCTGGGCTGGAGCAATAAGGAGAAAATAGCCGCGCTGGAAACTGCCCTGGAAGCCGAAGCGAAGCAACTGGCGGAAGCCGAAGGGGAACGGGTTGCCCTGCGGCAGCGCGAAAACCGGCTCAATGACCGGCGCGACGGCCTCAACAAACTGCTGCAATTTACGGAATTCGAAAGCCTGCACTTCCGCCCCGTAGCCCTCCGCATACAGGAGCTGCAGGAAGAACAACGGCGGCTGGAAACCAGCTCCGAGGAATTGCGGGAGCTGCAGGCCCGCATCCAGTCATTGGAAGGCAGCATCGAGGAAACCGAAAAGCAAAAGGCCCGCCTGAGCGAAAAACGCGGATCTCTGCGCAATGACCTGCTGCGTTATGCGCAGCAAATCTACGAGCTGCTGGAATTACTGGGCATAGAACCGCCGGCCGTCAGCCGCGATAAAGCGGGCCTGCCTGCCGATATGGAACAACTGAAAGTTCGTTTCATGCAAGTGCCCTTGCCCGGCCTTGAGCCTTCCGATACGCTGCGCAAGCGCCTCCAACCAGATGCAGGCACCCGGGGCGCGCAAGCATTGGAACTGGAACAGCGCCAACTCCGGGATAAGATCGGAGGCAGCCGGGGGGAATTAAAGCAATGCAATGACCAGGCCAGCAAGCTGGAGCGCAGCATCAGCCTGCAAATGAAGGAATTCAAAGGCCGCTTCCCCGAGGAAGCGCTGGAGGTGGACGCCGACCCCCGCTCCATCCCGGAATTCCGCAACCTGTACGCCCGCCTGATGGAAGACGACATTCCCCGCCACGAAGAGCGCTTCCGGGATTTGCTCAAGCAGGGCACCATCCGCAGCATTCTCACCTTCAAATCCAAGCTGGAGGAATACGAGAAGGATATTGAGGATAAGATCGGCCGCATCAATTCGCACCTGCGCGAAATCGATTACAATCCCGGCACTTACATCCGCATCGCCAAGGAAGAAGTGCGCAGCGAAGACATCCTTACCTTCAAACAAGACCTGCGCGCCTGCCTCAGCGATGTGTACGGCGATACCGAAAATATCTACACCGAAGAAAAATTCTATCAGGTCAAAAAACTGCTCGACCGCTTCCGGGGCGACTCCGAGGAGGACAGCCGATGGACGAAGCGCGTAACCGACGTGCGCCAATGGCACACCTTCGGCGCGGAAGAACGCTGGCGCGAAACCGACGAACCGCACGAGTATTTCAGCGACTCCTCCGGAAAGTCGGGCGGGCAAAAGGAAAAGCTGGCCTATACCATTCTGGCCTCCGCCATCGCCTTTCAGTTCGGCCTGGAATGGGGGCGCGCTCGCGACCGTTCCTTCCGTTTTGTCGTCATCGACGAAGCCTTTGGGCGGGGCTCCGACGAGAGCACCCGCTACGGCCTGCAGCTCTTCGAGCGCCTCAACCTGCAATTGCTCATCGTCACGCCCCTCCAGAAGATCAATATCATCGAGGATTACATCAATGCGGTGCACTATGTGTCCAACCCCGACGGCCGGCAATCGCTCGTGCGCAACATCAGCAAGGCGGAGTATCTGAAGGAAAAGGCCGAACGCTTCGCTCAACAAAATGCCGGCAACGGATGA
- a CDS encoding GMC family oxidoreductase — MNHDYDYIVIGSGFGGSVSALRLAEKGYKVLVIEKGKWYKQEDFPKTNWNLPRMFWAPTLRFFGIMKMTFFRHITILSGVGVGGGSLVYANTLPVPKAEFFNSGNWKGLADWEGELRPFYQTAKKMLGAAPNPRLEEGDLALKELAAGIGREEQFEAADVAVYFGQPGQTAPDPYFDGKGPERAGCTFCGGCMTGCRHNAKNTLDKNYLFLAQRLGVEILAESEVMDVTPIGEADGSDGYAVRYRSSTAFFKNKKSATSRGIVFAGGVLGTIPLLLRLREASLPRLSARVGYDIRTNNESLIPVTTFDKSKDLSKGVAIGSILHTDENSHLEPVRYSSGSGFWRWLLLPMAHGGSFAARMGKIFKDWLSNPLSNLKVLFVDDWARRTSTLLFMQHLDSTLRLRRERLGYVQSSVDKGEAPSAFIPRAEELAQRYARILNGKATVFGLEPILGIPSTAHILGGAAMGKDAGEGVIDKNNKVFGYENMLVCDGSMISANPGVNPSLTITAISERAMSLIPEKRISRSFKSPSRHLL; from the coding sequence ATAAACCACGACTACGACTACATCGTCATCGGCAGCGGCTTCGGCGGCTCCGTCAGCGCCCTGCGGCTGGCAGAAAAGGGCTATAAAGTCCTGGTCATTGAAAAGGGGAAGTGGTACAAGCAGGAAGACTTTCCCAAAACGAACTGGAACCTGCCCCGGATGTTCTGGGCGCCTACCCTGCGTTTTTTCGGCATCATGAAGATGACCTTCTTCCGGCACATTACGATCCTTTCCGGGGTGGGCGTGGGCGGCGGCTCGCTGGTATACGCCAATACATTGCCCGTCCCCAAAGCGGAATTTTTCAACAGCGGCAACTGGAAAGGGCTGGCCGACTGGGAAGGCGAGCTCCGGCCGTTCTACCAAACCGCCAAAAAAATGCTGGGCGCAGCACCCAATCCCCGGCTGGAAGAAGGCGACCTGGCCTTGAAAGAACTGGCCGCCGGCATTGGCCGGGAAGAACAATTCGAAGCAGCGGATGTGGCCGTCTACTTCGGCCAACCCGGGCAAACTGCCCCCGACCCCTATTTCGACGGCAAAGGGCCCGAACGGGCCGGCTGCACCTTCTGCGGCGGATGCATGACCGGCTGCCGCCACAACGCCAAAAATACCCTGGACAAAAATTACCTCTTCCTGGCGCAGCGCCTGGGCGTAGAGATTCTGGCGGAATCGGAAGTGATGGACGTAACGCCCATAGGAGAAGCCGATGGATCGGATGGTTATGCGGTACGGTACCGCTCTTCCACTGCTTTTTTTAAAAACAAAAAATCCGCCACCTCCCGTGGCATCGTTTTTGCCGGGGGCGTACTCGGCACCATACCTTTGCTGCTGCGGCTCCGGGAGGCTTCCCTGCCCAGGCTTTCCGCCCGGGTAGGCTATGACATCCGAACCAATAACGAAAGCCTCATCCCCGTCACGACCTTCGACAAAAGCAAAGACTTGTCGAAGGGAGTCGCCATCGGCTCCATATTGCACACCGATGAAAACAGCCACCTGGAGCCGGTGCGGTATTCCAGCGGATCGGGCTTCTGGCGCTGGTTGCTGTTGCCCATGGCCCACGGCGGCAGTTTCGCCGCCAGGATGGGGAAGATTTTCAAAGACTGGTTATCCAACCCCTTATCCAACCTGAAGGTGCTCTTTGTTGACGACTGGGCTCGGCGCACCTCCACCCTGCTCTTCATGCAACACCTCGACAGCACCTTGCGCTTGCGCCGCGAGCGCCTGGGCTACGTGCAATCTTCCGTCGATAAAGGGGAAGCCCCAAGCGCCTTTATTCCTCGTGCCGAGGAGCTGGCTCAACGCTATGCCCGCATCCTGAATGGCAAGGCCACCGTCTTCGGGCTGGAACCTATTCTGGGCATTCCCTCTACCGCCCACATCCTGGGGGGCGCCGCCATGGGCAAAGACGCCGGCGAAGGGGTGATCGACAAAAACAATAAGGTATTCGGCTATGAAAATATGCTGGTCTGCGACGGCTCCATGATTTCCGCCAACCCGGGGGTCAACCCCTCTCTTACCATCACCGCTATTTCGGAGAGGGCCATGAGCCTCATCCCGGAAAAGCGAATTTCACGATCGTTTAAAAGTCCTTCTCGCCACTTACTTTAA
- a CDS encoding SLC13/DASS family transporter encodes MGKNKMIGLIAGLVVFLIILALPSPAGLSAEGKRAAAVALLMTIWWISEAIPIYATAFLPLALYPLLGILPAEETAANYGHNYVLMLLAGFFLAKAIELQHLHKRIALVVIKTLGTSRRTIILSFMIATAFLSMWIANVAVALLMLPIALAIINQEESQEGTAGPFGLAMMLAIAYAASVGGTATLIGTPPNMVFAGMLQKLFPEAPEISFFTWMKVGLPLVLIFLPVIWIYITRYFRISGSFSGSQGIIGSELRALGSMSAGEKRVFVIFLITALGWVFRRDFVFDETVIPGWGTLLGVGDYVHDSTVAVACAMFLFILPDGKAPGQRLLDWKAAESVPWGVVMIVGGGYAIAESFKATGLAEWVGQELAFISQMPTLVVLLLVVGLMIFLTEINSNTATANIFLPVLATMAVAGGTNPLLLMIPATFACSFAFMLPSGTGTNTVIFASERVTIPQMAKCGLWLNLISIVLLTLLLYMVVVPLLGIETELPGWAR; translated from the coding sequence ATGGGAAAGAACAAGATGATCGGCCTGATTGCGGGCCTGGTTGTTTTCCTGATCATTCTGGCCCTGCCCAGCCCGGCGGGGCTGTCGGCCGAAGGCAAGCGGGCGGCGGCGGTAGCCCTGCTTATGACCATCTGGTGGATCAGCGAAGCCATTCCCATTTACGCAACGGCTTTCCTGCCGCTGGCGTTGTACCCCCTTCTCGGCATCTTGCCGGCAGAAGAAACCGCTGCTAATTACGGGCACAACTACGTGCTGATGCTGCTGGCCGGCTTTTTCCTGGCCAAGGCCATCGAATTGCAGCACCTGCACAAACGCATCGCCCTGGTGGTGATCAAAACGCTGGGCACCAGCCGGCGAACCATTATTCTGAGTTTTATGATCGCCACGGCCTTTCTCTCCATGTGGATCGCCAATGTGGCAGTGGCATTGTTGATGCTGCCGATCGCCCTGGCCATCATCAACCAGGAGGAAAGCCAGGAAGGCACGGCAGGCCCTTTTGGCCTGGCCATGATGCTGGCCATCGCCTACGCCGCCAGCGTCGGCGGCACGGCTACGCTCATCGGCACGCCGCCCAATATGGTCTTTGCCGGCATGCTGCAAAAACTCTTTCCCGAAGCCCCGGAGATCAGCTTCTTCACCTGGATGAAAGTCGGCCTGCCGCTCGTCCTGATCTTCCTTCCTGTCATCTGGATTTACATCACCCGCTACTTCCGGATCAGCGGCAGCTTTAGCGGCAGCCAGGGCATTATCGGCTCGGAATTGCGAGCTCTGGGTAGCATGAGCGCCGGCGAAAAGCGGGTGTTCGTCATTTTTCTGATCACCGCCCTGGGCTGGGTTTTCCGCCGGGATTTTGTCTTTGACGAAACCGTCATCCCTGGCTGGGGAACCCTGCTGGGCGTCGGGGATTATGTGCACGACAGCACCGTGGCCGTGGCCTGCGCCATGTTTCTGTTCATCCTTCCAGACGGCAAAGCCCCCGGCCAGCGCCTGCTCGACTGGAAAGCGGCGGAAAGCGTGCCGTGGGGGGTGGTCATGATCGTAGGCGGCGGATACGCTATTGCGGAGAGCTTTAAAGCAACCGGCCTGGCGGAGTGGGTCGGGCAGGAACTGGCCTTCATCAGCCAGATGCCCACCCTTGTGGTGCTATTGCTCGTGGTGGGGCTGATGATCTTCCTCACTGAGATCAACTCCAATACCGCCACGGCCAACATCTTCCTGCCCGTACTGGCCACTATGGCGGTAGCTGGCGGCACCAACCCGCTGCTGTTGATGATCCCGGCCACCTTTGCCTGTTCATTTGCCTTCATGCTGCCTTCCGGCACCGGCACCAATACCGTCATCTTCGCCAGCGAGCGGGTCACCATCCCGCAGATGGCCAAATGCGGCTTGTGGCTCAACCTCATCAGCATTGTTTTGCTTACCCTACTCCTGTATATGGTCGTCGTGCCGTTGCTGGGGATTGAAACGGAGTTGCCAGGTTGGGCGAGGTAA
- a CDS encoding DUF4194 domain-containing protein, with translation MNANLAQEEFGAPAVYLLRGILYRHQEEAWNLLLRYRSRLQDYFAVLGLELLVEEGEGYAYLRQRTREQEEEGDFPRLMSRRRLSYPITLLIVLLRKRLLEFEAEGSETRLVLSHNDIIEMMRIYWDELDTNERKREDQLLLHIKKIIAYGFLQPLKAEKGRYEVNRILKAYVPIEKLNEILEQLKAYAEARSEQ, from the coding sequence ATGAATGCAAACCTGGCACAGGAAGAATTTGGCGCCCCCGCTGTTTATCTGCTGAGGGGCATCCTCTACCGGCATCAGGAGGAGGCCTGGAACCTGCTGCTCCGCTATCGCAGCCGCCTGCAGGACTACTTCGCCGTGCTCGGCCTGGAGCTGCTCGTGGAGGAAGGGGAAGGCTACGCCTACCTGCGGCAGCGCACCCGCGAGCAGGAAGAGGAAGGAGATTTTCCCCGCCTGATGAGCCGCCGCCGCTTGTCCTACCCCATCACGTTGCTCATCGTGTTGCTGCGCAAGCGCCTGCTCGAATTCGAGGCCGAGGGCAGCGAAACCCGCCTGGTGCTCAGCCACAATGATATCATCGAAATGATGCGTATCTACTGGGACGAGCTGGACACCAACGAGCGCAAGCGGGAAGACCAGTTGCTGCTGCACATCAAAAAGATCATTGCGTACGGTTTCCTGCAGCCGCTCAAAGCGGAAAAAGGCCGATACGAAGTCAACCGCATCCTCAAAGCTTATGTGCCTATAGAAAAACTGAACGAGATCCTGGAACAATTGAAAGCCTACGCAGAAGCGCGTTCAGAACAATAA
- a CDS encoding succinylglutamate desuccinylase/aspartoacylase family protein — MKSPVSILQHDAPVLEELKLEEVQPGEVQRFLLHLVTDGMGLPVFIPIIVAKGLVEGPVVGVTAAVHGNELNGIPVIQRLFREVKARELRGTIVGVPVVNIPSLLRKRRRFIDGTDLNHIMPGKPDGNVSQVYAYRIVNWIVSKFDYLIDLHTASFGRVNSYYIRADMSAPDTRKMALLQNAQIIVHNPPSDGTLRGAADALGIHAITLEVGNPNTFQKGVIRSGLTGIHNLLHDLNMAEAEFEPPAAPAVICQRSYWLYTDTGGILTVYPQVAQMVKAGEVVATLRNIFGDLIREYKAPENGIVIGKSVSPINQTGGRILHLGVLE; from the coding sequence ATGAAGAGTCCCGTTTCGATCCTGCAACACGATGCTCCGGTACTGGAGGAGCTCAAACTAGAAGAAGTACAACCTGGCGAGGTACAGCGATTCTTGCTGCATCTGGTAACCGACGGCATGGGCTTGCCGGTATTTATTCCCATTATTGTAGCCAAAGGATTGGTGGAAGGGCCCGTCGTCGGCGTGACCGCGGCGGTGCACGGCAACGAGCTGAACGGCATTCCGGTTATCCAGCGGCTGTTCCGCGAGGTTAAGGCCCGGGAGCTGCGCGGTACGATCGTAGGCGTGCCGGTGGTCAACATTCCCTCTCTTTTGCGTAAAAGGCGGCGCTTTATCGACGGCACGGACCTGAACCACATCATGCCCGGCAAACCCGATGGCAATGTGAGCCAGGTGTATGCCTACCGCATCGTCAACTGGATCGTCAGCAAATTCGACTACCTCATCGACCTGCACACCGCCAGCTTCGGCCGGGTCAATTCTTACTACATCCGCGCCGATATGTCCGCTCCGGATACCCGCAAAATGGCGCTGCTGCAAAACGCCCAGATCATCGTTCACAACCCGCCCTCGGACGGCACCCTGCGCGGCGCCGCCGATGCTTTGGGCATCCACGCCATCACCCTGGAAGTGGGCAACCCGAATACGTTCCAAAAGGGCGTCATACGCTCCGGCCTTACCGGCATTCACAACCTGCTGCACGACCTCAATATGGCCGAAGCCGAATTCGAACCGCCGGCCGCGCCGGCCGTTATCTGCCAGCGCTCCTACTGGTTGTATACCGATACCGGCGGCATTCTCACGGTCTATCCTCAGGTGGCGCAAATGGTTAAAGCCGGCGAAGTGGTCGCTACCCTTCGGAATATTTTCGGCGACCTGATCCGGGAGTATAAAGCTCCGGAAAACGGGATCGTCATTGGCAAAAGCGTCAGCCCGATCAACCAAACGGGAGGGCGGATTCTGCATTTGGGGGTTTTGGAGTAA
- a CDS encoding DUF3375 domain-containing protein has protein sequence MTINFSRIEDVDYVLGHHKAVKLLRKNHAPLIIAFLWSAFKEAHRQAYGSRELSTLLSDFLFSANEEEALYPREPRAYLEEWTQEGFLRQFYENNEEEATFELTPAAERALLWITDLDKGEFVGAESRLLQVFQLLRALVLGSTQDKEARLEQLLRQREEIDQEILAIDNDELSRLDPTRIRERFSLIEETASKLLSDFRQIEDNFRQLNARAREEQINKQGSRGEVLDEIFSAQDAIMETDQGKTFNAFWAFLMDQNRQDELDKLARQIFEQPELSGFRSRSVLPRLKMSLVEAGDRVNKTTDRLVEQLRRFLASRAFLENRRASQVIEEIEQLALKVKNDPPAPRYFTDIEGKPAVHLLMDRGLFEPPEVLQLDSENLAEGDAGAVTADGLYEQLYIDPAELRGRIKALLRGRDQISLRQVTEEMPLEKGLTELVAYFGIATTLERQQKAIINEEQTETIVYHKDGRDFRIDLPQTLFLA, from the coding sequence ATGACCATCAACTTCTCCCGCATAGAGGACGTAGATTATGTGCTCGGCCATCACAAGGCGGTGAAGCTGCTGCGCAAAAACCACGCGCCGCTCATCATCGCCTTCCTTTGGTCGGCCTTCAAGGAGGCGCACCGGCAGGCCTACGGCAGCCGGGAGCTCTCCACCCTGTTGTCCGATTTTTTATTCAGCGCGAACGAGGAAGAAGCGCTTTACCCCCGCGAGCCCCGCGCCTACCTGGAGGAATGGACCCAGGAGGGCTTCCTCCGGCAGTTCTACGAAAACAACGAGGAGGAAGCCACCTTCGAACTAACGCCTGCCGCCGAACGCGCCCTGCTCTGGATCACGGATCTGGACAAAGGCGAATTCGTCGGGGCGGAATCGCGCCTCCTCCAGGTCTTCCAGTTGCTGCGCGCACTTGTACTGGGCAGCACGCAGGACAAAGAAGCCCGCCTGGAGCAACTGTTGCGCCAACGCGAAGAGATCGACCAGGAAATCCTGGCCATTGACAACGACGAACTCAGCCGCCTCGACCCCACCCGCATCCGCGAGCGTTTTTCCCTGATCGAAGAAACGGCCAGCAAGCTGCTGTCCGACTTCCGGCAGATCGAGGACAACTTCCGCCAGCTCAACGCCCGGGCGCGGGAGGAACAGATCAACAAGCAGGGCAGCCGCGGAGAAGTGCTCGATGAGATTTTTTCCGCTCAGGACGCCATCATGGAAACCGACCAGGGCAAAACCTTCAACGCTTTCTGGGCCTTCCTCATGGACCAGAACCGGCAGGACGAGCTGGACAAACTGGCCCGGCAGATTTTCGAACAGCCCGAACTCTCGGGCTTCCGCAGCCGGTCCGTGCTTCCCCGCCTGAAAATGTCGCTGGTGGAAGCCGGCGACCGGGTCAACAAAACCACCGACCGGCTGGTGGAGCAACTGCGGCGCTTCCTGGCCTCCCGGGCTTTCCTGGAAAACCGCCGCGCCAGCCAGGTGATCGAGGAGATCGAACAACTGGCGCTGAAAGTTAAAAATGACCCGCCGGCTCCGCGTTACTTTACCGATATCGAGGGAAAACCCGCCGTGCACCTGCTCATGGACCGCGGCCTGTTTGAGCCTCCGGAAGTCCTCCAACTGGATTCCGAAAACCTGGCTGAGGGCGATGCCGGGGCCGTCACCGCCGACGGCTTGTACGAGCAACTCTACATCGACCCGGCCGAGCTCCGAGGGCGCATCAAAGCGCTGCTGCGCGGCCGCGATCAGATCAGCCTGCGGCAGGTAACGGAAGAGATGCCGCTGGAGAAAGGGCTCACCGAGCTGGTCGCTTACTTTGGCATCGCCACCACCCTGGAGCGGCAGCAAAAAGCCATCATCAACGAAGAGCAAACCGAAACCATCGTATATCACAAAGACGGGCGCGATTTTCGCATCGACCTGCCCCAAACCCTTTTTCTGGCATGA